In Oryza glaberrima chromosome 8, OglaRS2, whole genome shotgun sequence, the following are encoded in one genomic region:
- the LOC127783306 gene encoding uncharacterized protein LOC127783306 isoform X1, which translates to MDELAAASAAARRRWVQWEEVVVSNDRGRRLVHYYLRGAAAGGGGGEVRELAVVGRERSPRHMSYVVQGRFLRSLAAAGVGVGVGVGAVVAVPSPSRSPLPASAEGGAPRKWRSRREVVDWLSSLVSGCNYGSSSMSNRFNENPYDDIEFTDVAASKDVSHTSSVRNNSKEFTWLGPAWLCEKRWKHYRSFCRKGITISVHNFVYILSEEKKRLIAQVEDLYEDTNSTNVVMVRWFDKVDEVGVELPPDVGDREIFFSPGLQDLSVECIDGLAAVLSAQHFEKFQSSPKHSYWQPYICRRQIDEDGVKPFDVTQLQGYWSQEVLRTMFNAASSLKVRFKVTKGASSSDGAQKRKRDAFSETDPQQCVPSAAFGSDSLKNDLEHKTQKQLYPGSRAEVLSQDSGIRGCWFRCFVLKRRGDKIKVRYEDLQDADETGNLEEWVLLTRIAKPDQLGIRIPERPMVRPYHVHSKDPCSFDAGSIVDAWWNSGWWEGIVLQQGNDRRLQVYFPGEKQIADFCEDDLRHSREWAGGKWNSLGERKDITHLLPPTSVHEEGGLLSKPVSQEGNLSSKLESDKRCDDKSLGTKISHDQKHQKRVLADLTNALKFDNLKWRPRKRSRRSGSKRQSDTSSGSGSSSQGDMEESSPCGSFAVLNSAPDEEVCKSSGEPLFMRVSNLVMSR; encoded by the exons ATGgacgagctcgcggcggcgtcggcggcggcgaggaggaggtgggtgcAGTGGGAGGAGGTCGTGGTGTCGAACGACCGGGGGAGGCGCCTCGTGCACTACTACCTCCGGGgagcggccgcgggcggcggagggggagaggtgAGGGAGCTTGCGGTGGTGGGGCGGGAGCGGAGCCCGCGGCACATGTCGTACGTGGTGCAGGGGCGGTTCCTGcggtcgctggcggcggcgggggtgggggtgggggtgggggtgggggcggtggtggcagtgccgtcgccgtcacggtcgccgctgccggctTCCGCGGAGGGTGGGGCGCCGAGGAAATGGAGGTCGAGGCGGGAGGTCGTGGACTGGCTGTCCTCCCTCGTTTCCG GATGTAATTACGGATCTTCTTCAATGTCTAATAGGTTCAATGAAAATCCATATGATGACATTGAGTTCACTGATGTTGCTGCTTCAAAG GATGTTTCACATACATCATCAGTAAGGAATAACTCAAAAGAGTTCACATGGTTAGGTCCTGCATGGCTTTGCGAAAAGCGATGGAAGCACTACAGATCTTTCTGCCGTAAGGGGATTACTATTTCG GTGCATAATTTTGTCTACATCCTGAGTGAGGAAAAGAAGAGGCTCATCGCCCAAGTGGAGGATCTGTATGAAGATACTAATTCAACCAACGTTGTCATGGTACGATGGTTCGACAAAGTTGATGAGGTTGGTGTCGAATTGCCACCTGATGTTGGTGACagagagattttcttttcccctGGTCTGCAAGATCTCAGTGTTGAATGCATTGATGGATTGGCTGCAGTCCTGAGTGCTCAACACTTCGAGAAGTTCCAGAGTAGTCCAAAACATAGCTATTGGCAGCCTTATATTTGTCGCCGACAGATTGATGAAGATGGCGTCAAACCTTTTGATGTAACCCAATTGCAAGGTTATTGGAGTCAAGAAGTGCTTAGGACAATGTTCAATGCAGCTTCTTCTCTTAAGGTACGTTTCAAGGTCACTAAAGGTGCTTCTAGTTCAGATGGGGCACAAAAGAGGAAGCGTGATGCATTCAGTGAAACCGATCCACAGCAGTGTGTTCCTTCCGCTGCATTCGGTTCTGATAGTCTCAAGAATGATTTGGAACATAAAACTCAAAAGCAGCTATATCCTGGTAGCCGTGCTGAAGTCCTATCACAGGACAGCGGTATAAGGGGCTGCTGGTTTAGATGCTTTGTATTAAAGAGGCGCGGAGACAAAATCAAGGTGCGATATGAAGATCTTCAGGATGCTGATGAGACAGGAAATCTGGAG GAGTGGGTTTTGCTAACAAGGATTGCTAAACCTGATCAGTTGGGTATACGCATCCCTGAAAGACCAATGGTGCGGCCATATCATGTACATAGCAAGGATCCATGCTCTTTCGATGCTGGTTCCATTGTTGATGCATGGTGGAATAGTGGGTGGTGGGAGGGGATTGTATTGCAGCAGGGAAATGACAGACGCCTTCAAGTTTATTTTCCTG GAGAAAAGCAGATTGCTGATTTTTGTGAAGATGATTTGAGGCATTCACGTGAGTGGGCTGGTGGCAAATGGAATTCCTTGGGGGAAAGAAAAGATATCACACACCTGTTGCCCCCCACTTCAGTTCATGAAGAGGGAGGTTTGCTTAGCAAACCTGTTTCACAAGAAGGCAATCTCTCTTCAAAATTAGAATCTGACAAGAGGTGTGATGACAAATCATTGGGCACCAAGATTTCACATGATCAGAAGCATCAGAAGCGTGTTCTGGCTGATCTCACAAATGCTCTGAAATTcgataacctgaaatggaggccAAGAAAGCGGAGCAGAAGATCTGGTTCCAAAAGGCAGTCAGACACtagcagtggcagtggcagcagcagccaggGCGACATGGAGGAGTCCAGCCCCTGCGGAAGTTTTGCAGTGCTTAATTCAGCGCCCGATGAAGAAGTATGCAAGAGCAGTGGAGAACCTCTTTTCATGAGGGTTTCCAACCTGGTGATGTCCAGATGA
- the LOC127783306 gene encoding uncharacterized protein LOC127783306 isoform X2: MSNRFNENPYDDIEFTDVAASKDVSHTSSVRNNSKEFTWLGPAWLCEKRWKHYRSFCRKGITISVHNFVYILSEEKKRLIAQVEDLYEDTNSTNVVMVRWFDKVDEVGVELPPDVGDREIFFSPGLQDLSVECIDGLAAVLSAQHFEKFQSSPKHSYWQPYICRRQIDEDGVKPFDVTQLQGYWSQEVLRTMFNAASSLKVRFKVTKGASSSDGAQKRKRDAFSETDPQQCVPSAAFGSDSLKNDLEHKTQKQLYPGSRAEVLSQDSGIRGCWFRCFVLKRRGDKIKVRYEDLQDADETGNLEEWVLLTRIAKPDQLGIRIPERPMVRPYHVHSKDPCSFDAGSIVDAWWNSGWWEGIVLQQGNDRRLQVYFPGEKQIADFCEDDLRHSREWAGGKWNSLGERKDITHLLPPTSVHEEGGLLSKPVSQEGNLSSKLESDKRCDDKSLGTKISHDQKHQKRVLADLTNALKFDNLKWRPRKRSRRSGSKRQSDTSSGSGSSSQGDMEESSPCGSFAVLNSAPDEEVCKSSGEPLFMRVSNLVMSR, encoded by the exons ATGTCTAATAGGTTCAATGAAAATCCATATGATGACATTGAGTTCACTGATGTTGCTGCTTCAAAG GATGTTTCACATACATCATCAGTAAGGAATAACTCAAAAGAGTTCACATGGTTAGGTCCTGCATGGCTTTGCGAAAAGCGATGGAAGCACTACAGATCTTTCTGCCGTAAGGGGATTACTATTTCG GTGCATAATTTTGTCTACATCCTGAGTGAGGAAAAGAAGAGGCTCATCGCCCAAGTGGAGGATCTGTATGAAGATACTAATTCAACCAACGTTGTCATGGTACGATGGTTCGACAAAGTTGATGAGGTTGGTGTCGAATTGCCACCTGATGTTGGTGACagagagattttcttttcccctGGTCTGCAAGATCTCAGTGTTGAATGCATTGATGGATTGGCTGCAGTCCTGAGTGCTCAACACTTCGAGAAGTTCCAGAGTAGTCCAAAACATAGCTATTGGCAGCCTTATATTTGTCGCCGACAGATTGATGAAGATGGCGTCAAACCTTTTGATGTAACCCAATTGCAAGGTTATTGGAGTCAAGAAGTGCTTAGGACAATGTTCAATGCAGCTTCTTCTCTTAAGGTACGTTTCAAGGTCACTAAAGGTGCTTCTAGTTCAGATGGGGCACAAAAGAGGAAGCGTGATGCATTCAGTGAAACCGATCCACAGCAGTGTGTTCCTTCCGCTGCATTCGGTTCTGATAGTCTCAAGAATGATTTGGAACATAAAACTCAAAAGCAGCTATATCCTGGTAGCCGTGCTGAAGTCCTATCACAGGACAGCGGTATAAGGGGCTGCTGGTTTAGATGCTTTGTATTAAAGAGGCGCGGAGACAAAATCAAGGTGCGATATGAAGATCTTCAGGATGCTGATGAGACAGGAAATCTGGAG GAGTGGGTTTTGCTAACAAGGATTGCTAAACCTGATCAGTTGGGTATACGCATCCCTGAAAGACCAATGGTGCGGCCATATCATGTACATAGCAAGGATCCATGCTCTTTCGATGCTGGTTCCATTGTTGATGCATGGTGGAATAGTGGGTGGTGGGAGGGGATTGTATTGCAGCAGGGAAATGACAGACGCCTTCAAGTTTATTTTCCTG GAGAAAAGCAGATTGCTGATTTTTGTGAAGATGATTTGAGGCATTCACGTGAGTGGGCTGGTGGCAAATGGAATTCCTTGGGGGAAAGAAAAGATATCACACACCTGTTGCCCCCCACTTCAGTTCATGAAGAGGGAGGTTTGCTTAGCAAACCTGTTTCACAAGAAGGCAATCTCTCTTCAAAATTAGAATCTGACAAGAGGTGTGATGACAAATCATTGGGCACCAAGATTTCACATGATCAGAAGCATCAGAAGCGTGTTCTGGCTGATCTCACAAATGCTCTGAAATTcgataacctgaaatggaggccAAGAAAGCGGAGCAGAAGATCTGGTTCCAAAAGGCAGTCAGACACtagcagtggcagtggcagcagcagccaggGCGACATGGAGGAGTCCAGCCCCTGCGGAAGTTTTGCAGTGCTTAATTCAGCGCCCGATGAAGAAGTATGCAAGAGCAGTGGAGAACCTCTTTTCATGAGGGTTTCCAACCTGGTGATGTCCAGATGA
- the LOC127783308 gene encoding heavy metal-associated isoprenylated plant protein 28-like isoform X4, whose translation MSGKFYCMTVRMSIDCNGCYQRIRRALLQMQDLDSHLIDRKQQRVSVCGAFVPQDVAIKLRKKTNRRVEILEIKEIDAGDGHRL comes from the exons ATGAGTGGCAAG TTCTACTGCATGACCGTCAGGATGAGCATCGACTGCAATGGGTGCTACCAGAGGATCAGGAGGGCACTCCTCCAGATGCAAG ATCTGGATAGCCACCTGATCGACCGGAAGCAGCAGCGGGTGAGCGTCTGCGGCGCCTTCGTGCCGCAGGACGTCGCCATCAAGCTCCGCAAGAAGACCAACCGCCGCGTCGAGATACTGGAGATCAAGGagatcgacgccggcgacggccaccgGCTGTGA
- the LOC127783308 gene encoding heavy metal-associated isoprenylated plant protein 28-like isoform X2 — protein sequence MSGKFSLQFYCMTVRMSIDCNGCYQRIRRALLQMQDLDSHLIDRKQQRVSVCGAFVPQDVAIKLRKKTNRRVEILEIKEIDAGDGHRL from the exons ATGAGTGGCAAG TTTTCTCTGCAGTTCTACTGCATGACCGTCAGGATGAGCATCGACTGCAATGGGTGCTACCAGAGGATCAGGAGGGCACTCCTCCAGATGCAAG ATCTGGATAGCCACCTGATCGACCGGAAGCAGCAGCGGGTGAGCGTCTGCGGCGCCTTCGTGCCGCAGGACGTCGCCATCAAGCTCCGCAAGAAGACCAACCGCCGCGTCGAGATACTGGAGATCAAGGagatcgacgccggcgacggccaccgGCTGTGA
- the LOC127783308 gene encoding heavy metal-associated isoprenylated plant protein 28-like isoform X3: MSGKFYCMTVRMSIDCNGCYQRIRRALLQMQEDLDSHLIDRKQQRVSVCGAFVPQDVAIKLRKKTNRRVEILEIKEIDAGDGHRL; this comes from the exons ATGAGTGGCAAG TTCTACTGCATGACCGTCAGGATGAGCATCGACTGCAATGGGTGCTACCAGAGGATCAGGAGGGCACTCCTCCAGATGCAAG AAGATCTGGATAGCCACCTGATCGACCGGAAGCAGCAGCGGGTGAGCGTCTGCGGCGCCTTCGTGCCGCAGGACGTCGCCATCAAGCTCCGCAAGAAGACCAACCGCCGCGTCGAGATACTGGAGATCAAGGagatcgacgccggcgacggccaccgGCTGTGA
- the LOC127783308 gene encoding heavy metal-associated isoprenylated plant protein 28-like isoform X1, translating to MSGKFSLQFYCMTVRMSIDCNGCYQRIRRALLQMQEDLDSHLIDRKQQRVSVCGAFVPQDVAIKLRKKTNRRVEILEIKEIDAGDGHRL from the exons ATGAGTGGCAAG TTTTCTCTGCAGTTCTACTGCATGACCGTCAGGATGAGCATCGACTGCAATGGGTGCTACCAGAGGATCAGGAGGGCACTCCTCCAGATGCAAG AAGATCTGGATAGCCACCTGATCGACCGGAAGCAGCAGCGGGTGAGCGTCTGCGGCGCCTTCGTGCCGCAGGACGTCGCCATCAAGCTCCGCAAGAAGACCAACCGCCGCGTCGAGATACTGGAGATCAAGGagatcgacgccggcgacggccaccgGCTGTGA
- the LOC127783305 gene encoding formin-like protein 9, with protein MGMAMRCVLVLFSVSPVLLLFNFEMLEVALHLASREKELDTAAVTPSASLSFLSRFRIMLGMNHHRSRGRRHKRCSEAPAPAPVPAHQARSEAPAPLVHVPRKGMPSTHRSHIAPARSPVHKVKDGGHTKIPRSAIVALGVVGLCLVVLGVVIAAFSVRRSRKFKKVCTKAFKPFRHGSRDQRSPAATRKVSSHPSPDPLTLSSIVQYQQNLPNLKQSSESKSLSIQSTIPMGTELIVSDHAVINNSQSDEVESFHSIPCSDLSAGSITELPQQICDRRAIMNRSEYFLQTHDSPSDSSYQSLSPDCTSRLSPKDQTFIASSHLSLRSKTCPEKSDGENAEINCHDGLEITCISGSMEHQEAPIEERARINFRNPPSQHIFPPSYRTDTSQSKINIAFTMTNSKVESSSKESSRIETSSSMGIPKPAPPPPPQKNPPPNLKGQCYGQPPPPPPLPLQIQVGKDGSPLPRLKPLHWDKVRAAPNRSMVWNDIRSSSFEFEFDEQMIKSLFAYNLQGSMKDEEAMNKTASTTKHVIEHHRLQNTTILLKTLNANTSQVCNSVIQGNGLSVQQLEALVKMKPTKEEEEKLLNYDGDINMLDPAENFVKVLLTIPMAFPRMEVMLYKENFDDEVAHIKMSFAMIEGACTELKSSKLFLRLLEAVLKTGNRMNVGTLRGGASAFKLDALLKLADIRGTDGKTTLLHFVVKEMARSKGLKALEKLNETPSSCHDTPTEREEYSSMGTEFVSELSNELGNVKKVASIDLDTLRNSISNLSCGLAQLRNLVEKDLASDDKNNNFLQCMKSFLNHAENTMQGLKADEAQVLLNVRELTEYYHGEVSKDESNLLQIFIIVKDFLGLLDKVCREMRGTKHNQTLNLVLPLK; from the exons ATGGGCATGGCGATGAGGTGCGTCTTGGTCCTCTTCTCCGTCTCCCCCGTGCTGCTCCTGTTCAACTTCGAGATGCTGGAGGTTGCTCTCCATCTAGCGAGCCGCGAAAAGGAGCTCGACACCGCTGCGGTAACCCCTTCTGCCAGTTTGAGCTTCCTCTCGAGGTTTAGGATAATGCTGGGGATGAACCATCATCGGTCGCGGGGCCGAAGGCATAAGAGATGTTCAgaagctccagctccagcaccAGTCCCAGCCCATCAAGCAAGATCAGAAGCTCCTGCCCCTCTTGTTCATGTGCCTCGAAAAGGAATGCCGTCGACTCATCGCAGCCACATTGCCCCAGCTAGAAGCCCGGTGCACAAAGTGAAAGATGGTGGTCACACCAAGATCCCGAGATCCGCCATTGTTGCTCTGGGTGTGGTTGGATTATGCCTAGTTGTTCTTGGAGTTGTCATAGCAGCATTCTCAGTCAGAAGATCAAGGAAGTTCAAGAAGGTGTGCACAAAGGCATTCAAACCATTTCGTCATGGATCAAGAGATCAAAGGTCACCTGCTGCTACCAGGAAGGTCAGTTCCCACCCTAGCCCAGATCCACTTACACTAAGTTCCATAGTACAGTACCAACAGAACCTTCCAAACCTTAAACAATCATCTGAATCAAAGAGTCTATCCATTCAGAGCACTATTCCGATGGGTACAGAACTAATAGTAAGTGATCATGCTGTGATAAACAACTCACAATCTGATGAGGTTGAATCTTTCCATTCCATACCTTGCTCTGATTTATCAGCTGGCTCCATTACAGAGTTACCTCAGCAAATTTGTGATAGAAGAGCTATTATGAACCGATCTGAGTATTTCCTACAAACACATGATTCACCATCTGATTCATCATATCAATCCCTTTCACCAGATTGTACATCTCGTTTGTCTCCAAAGGATCAAACTTTCATTGCTTCCAGTCACCTCAGTTTGCGTAGCAAAACTTGTCCAGAAAAATCAGATGGTGAAAATGCTGAAATAAACTGTCATGATGGATTGGAAATAACTTGCATTTCTGGGTCCATGGAACATCAAGAAGCCCCTATCGAAGAGCGGGCCAGAATCAATTTCAGGAACCCACCATCACAACACATTTTCCCTCCCTCCTATCGTACAGATACCTCACAATCCAAAATCAACATAGCATTTACTATGACTAACTCAAAGGTTGAATCAAGTTCTAAGGAATCATCAAGGATTGAGACCTCCAGTTCAATGGGTATACCAAAACCggcaccgcctcctccaccgcaaAAGAACCCTCCTCCAAATCTGAAAGGGCAATGCTATGGccagcctccaccaccacctccattgCCACTTCAGATACAGGTTGGTAAAGATGGGTCTCCCCTACCAAGGTTGAAACCATTGCACTGGGACAAAGTAAGGGCTGCTCCAAACCGCTCTATGGTGTGGAATGATATAAGATCAAGTTCATTTGAGTTCGA ATTTGATGAGCAGATGATCAAGTCTTTGTTCGCATACAACCTTCAAGGGTCAATGAAAGATGAGGAGGCTATGAACAAAACCGCATCTACCACCAAACACGTCATTGAGCACCATAGGCTTCAAAATACTACTATCTTGTTGAAGACATTAAATGCAAACACCAGTCAAGTTTGCAATTCTGTAATACAAG GTAATGGATTATCTGTGCAACAACTTGAAGCGCTTGTCAAGATGAAACCGACcaaagaagaggaggaaaagtTACTAAATTATGATGGCGATATTAACATGCTAGATCCAGCAGAAAACTTTGTGAAGGTGCTACTAACAATACCAATGGCATTCCCAAGGATGGAGGTCATGCTCTacaaggaaaattttgatgacgAGGTAGCTCACATCAAAATGTCCTTTGCAATGATCGAA GGAGCTTGCACTGAATTGAAGTCAAGCAAACTATTCTTAAGATTACTTGAAGCAGTACTCAAGACAGGAAACAGGATGAATGTCGGAACATTAAGAGGAGGTGCAAGTGCTTTCAAACTGGATGCGCTTCTGAAATTGGCAGATATACGTGGGACAGATGGGAAGACAACCCTACTGCACTTTGTTGTAAAAGAGATGGCTCGTTCAAAAGGATTAAAGGCTTTAGAAAAGCTCAATGAAACACCCAGCTCTTGTCATGACACACCAACTGAACGAGAGGAGTATTCATCAATGGGTACAGAATTTGTCTCTGAGCTAAGTAATGAACTAGGCAACGTCAAGAAGGTAGCAAGCATAGATCTGGATACCTTGCGAAACTCAATATCAAATCTATCCTGTGGGCTGGCTCAACTGAGAAATCTTGTTGAGAAGGACCTAGCCAGTGATGACAAGAACAATAACTTCTTGCAATGCATGAAATCCTTCCTAAATCATGCAGAGAATACTATGCAGGGGCTCAAAGCTGATGAAGCTCAAGTCCTACTCAATGTCAGGGAACTAACGGAGTACTATCATGGAGAGGTCAGCAAGGATGAGTCCAATCTGCTCCAAATATTCATCATCGTGAAAGATTTTCTTGGTTTGCTGGATAAGGTGTGCCGAGAAATGAGGGGCACAAAGCATAACCAAACTCTCAATTTAGTCCTTCCACTCAAGTGA
- the LOC127783307 gene encoding dihydrolipoyllysine-residue acetyltransferase component 4 of pyruvate dehydrogenase complex, chloroplastic: MATAPAPVSLSAAASTVPARLLVGRGAAAAPVARRRARMVVVRAKIREIFMPALSSTMTEGKIVSWSAAEGDRVAKGDAVVVVESDKADMDVETFHDGIVAAVLVPAGESAPVGAPIALLAESEDDLQAALAKAQELSKAQPQQAPPPSDAAAPPPPPPPPAAAPAAPAPVAAGTKGIATPQAKKLAKQHRVDLAKVAGTGPFGRITPADVEAAAGIETKPKVVPAASAAPVPLSAPAIGVVPQAAELPPVPGATVVPFTGMQAAVSKNMVESLAVPAFRVGYPIVTDKLDELYEKVKSKGVTMTVLLAKAAAMALAQHPVVNASCRDGKSFTYNTNINIAVAVAIDGGLITPVLEDADKLDIYLLSQKWKELVKKARAKQLQPNEYSSGTFTLSNLGMFGVDRFDAILPPGQGGIMAVGASKPTVVADKDGFFSVKSKMLVNVTADHRIVYGADLAAFLQTFAKIIEDPESLTL; the protein is encoded by the exons ATGGCGACGGCTCCAGCGCCCGTCTCGCTCTCGGCCGCGGCCTCCACCGTGCCGGCGCGCCTCCTCGTGGGgcggggcgccgcggcggcgccggtggcgaggcggcgggcgaggatggtggtggtgcgggCCAAGATCCGGGAGATCTTCATGCCGGCGCTGAGCTCCACCATGACGGAAGGGAAGATCGTGTCGTGGTCGGCCGCCGAGGGGGACCGCGTCGCCAAGGGGGACGCCGTGGTGGTCGTCGAGTCCGACAAGGCCGACATGGACGTCGAGACGTTCCACGAcggcatcgtcgccgccgtcctcgtccccgCCGGTGAGTCCGCCCCCGTCGGCGCCCCTATCGCGCTGCTCGCCGAGTCCGAGGACGACCTCCAGGCCGCCCTCGCCAAGGCCCAGGAGCTCTCCAAGGCCCAGCCGCAGCAGGCGCCTCCACCCTCCgatgccgccgcgccgccaccgccgcctcctccacccgcggccgctccggcggctccggcgccggtgGCAGCCGGCACGAAGGGCATTGCCACCCCGCAAGCTAAGAAGCTGGCCAAGCAGCATAGGGTGGACCTAGCTAAGGTGGCTGGCACTGGGCCGTTCGGGCGAATTACGCCGGCCGATGTTGAGGCTGCCGCCGGCATCGAGACGAAGCCGAAGGTTGtgcctgctgcttctgctgctcccGTGCCGCTGTCTGCTCCGGCAATTGGCGTCGTGCCACAGGCCGCGGAGCTTCCTCCGGTGCCCGGTGCCACGGTGGTTCCATTCACTGGCATGCAGGCTGCAGTGAGCAAGAACATGGTGGAGAGCCTCGCGGTGCCCGCATTCCGTGTGGGATACCCAATTGTGACCGATAAGCTCGATGAGCTATATGAGAAG GTCAAGTCAAAGGGGGTGACCATGACAGTTCTGCTGGCGAAGGCCGCAGCTATGGCACTTGCGCAGCACCCGGTGGTGAATGCTAGCTGCAGGGATGGGAAGAGCTTCACTTACAACACCAACATCAACATCGCGGTGGCTGTCGCAATCGATGGTGGGCTCATTACACCTGTTCTGGAGGATGCTGATAAG TTGGATATATATTTGCTCTCACAAAAATGGAAGGAACTAGTCAAGAAAGCTCGTGCAAAACAGCTCCAACCAAATGAGTACAGCTCTG GGACATTTACACTGTCAAACTTGGGTATGTTTGGTGTTGATAGATTTGATGCAATTCTTCCACCTGGCCAG GGAGGCATAATGGCTGTCGGAGCCTCAAAACCTACAGTGGTGGCtgataaagatggtttctttAGTGTCAAGAGCAAAATGCTG GTTAATGTCACTGCTGATCACAGAATTGTATACGGTGCTGATCTGGCAGCATTCCTGCAAACTTTTGCAAAGATTATTGAGGATCCTGAGAGCTTAACTTTGTAA